One Vicinamibacteria bacterium DNA segment encodes these proteins:
- a CDS encoding FAD-dependent oxidoreductase, giving the protein MIDVVVVGGGPAGLAAAIFAASSGLSVTLFERRWLPADKACGEGIMPGGVELLEKMRVCVQRSRPFDGIRYFDGEHVAEARFRGGRGLGVRRSELSRALLARARQVGVDVRDRTPVVGATDASDGVVIETAGEAVRAQWLVAADGLSSPLRRTFGLASANKQPRMARYGFRRHFRVEPWSSFVEVHWSDGAEAYVTPVAENEIGIAVLWHGHPPERDAWLDPFPRLASVLQDAEPVSRLRGAGPLRQYANRVTRGRLALVGDAAGYVDALTGEGVALGLRSADALVASLRRGSLHAYEKEYWRLSRRYRLMTELILSMATRPRLRRVAVRRLSRCPAVFERLLNVLT; this is encoded by the coding sequence GTGATTGACGTCGTCGTCGTCGGTGGAGGCCCGGCGGGCTTGGCTGCCGCCATTTTCGCGGCCTCCTCCGGACTCTCGGTCACCCTCTTCGAACGCCGCTGGCTTCCCGCCGACAAGGCGTGCGGCGAGGGAATCATGCCTGGCGGCGTCGAGCTCCTCGAGAAGATGCGTGTCTGCGTCCAGAGGAGTCGACCGTTCGATGGAATTCGTTATTTCGACGGTGAGCATGTCGCCGAGGCGCGATTTCGGGGCGGTCGAGGTCTCGGGGTGCGTCGATCGGAGCTGTCGAGGGCGCTCCTCGCCAGGGCGCGTCAGGTAGGTGTCGACGTACGAGATCGAACCCCGGTCGTTGGTGCGACCGACGCTTCGGACGGAGTGGTGATCGAAACAGCGGGCGAGGCGGTGCGGGCGCAATGGCTCGTCGCCGCGGACGGCCTGTCGAGTCCGCTTCGACGAACCTTCGGCCTCGCATCGGCGAACAAGCAGCCCCGGATGGCGCGCTATGGGTTCCGCCGACATTTTCGAGTCGAGCCCTGGTCTTCGTTCGTCGAAGTGCACTGGAGCGACGGCGCCGAGGCATACGTGACGCCCGTCGCGGAGAACGAGATCGGGATCGCGGTCCTCTGGCACGGCCATCCGCCGGAACGCGACGCCTGGCTCGACCCGTTCCCGCGGTTGGCGAGCGTCCTGCAAGACGCGGAGCCGGTATCGCGTCTGCGAGGGGCGGGTCCGTTGCGACAATACGCCAACCGGGTCACGAGGGGACGACTTGCCCTGGTCGGTGACGCGGCGGGATACGTCGACGCTCTCACCGGGGAGGGGGTTGCCCTCGGGCTTCGATCCGCCGACGCCCTCGTCGCTTCCCTTCGACGGGGGAGCTTGCACGCCTACGAGAAAGAATACTGGAGATTGAGCAGACGGTATCGTTTGATGACCGAGCTCATCCTGTCGATGGCGACTCGACCGCGACTGCGGCGGGTCGCGGTACGCAGGCTCTCTCGATGCCCCGCGGTCTTCGAGCGGCTTCTGAACGTCTTGACGTAG